One segment of Corallococcus silvisoli DNA contains the following:
- the ybeY gene encoding rRNA maturation RNase YbeY, translating to MSRKVEGVKLRKGKVIPRDDGKRIEEFVGVASTQTESASVARMRAPPGWSEPAQTPEFDEVVLVLTGELTLVVDGKRERISAGEVGLVPRGKRVVYRNDSQGACDYWSICAPAFRVELAHIEKPQVKPKAADNQVTVQVAHGQGADYERLLTTWGRDYLKRLELTGCELSLSLVGDRAIRRLNRTWRQKDKATDVLSFPAGDQPKGTPGPRPLGDVVISLDTAKRQAKEYGRTLESEMGRYLAHGLLHLLGHDHEKPRDAKRMAALEEQLLGERGMVADSLTIDSRARRAKLI from the coding sequence ATGAGCCGCAAGGTGGAGGGCGTGAAGCTGCGCAAGGGCAAGGTGATTCCGCGCGACGACGGCAAGCGCATCGAGGAGTTCGTCGGCGTCGCCAGCACGCAGACGGAGTCCGCGTCGGTGGCGCGCATGCGGGCGCCTCCGGGCTGGAGCGAACCCGCGCAGACGCCGGAGTTCGACGAGGTGGTGCTCGTCCTCACGGGCGAGCTGACCCTCGTCGTGGACGGCAAGCGCGAGCGCATCAGCGCGGGAGAGGTGGGCCTGGTGCCGCGCGGCAAGCGGGTCGTGTACCGCAACGACAGCCAGGGCGCGTGCGACTACTGGTCCATCTGCGCGCCGGCGTTCCGCGTGGAACTGGCGCACATCGAGAAGCCGCAGGTGAAGCCGAAGGCGGCGGACAACCAGGTGACGGTGCAGGTGGCGCACGGGCAGGGCGCGGACTACGAGCGCCTCTTGACCACCTGGGGCCGCGACTACCTGAAGCGCCTGGAGCTCACCGGCTGCGAGCTGTCGCTGTCGCTCGTGGGGGACCGGGCCATCCGCCGGCTCAACCGCACCTGGCGCCAGAAGGACAAGGCCACGGACGTGCTGTCCTTCCCCGCGGGGGACCAGCCCAAGGGGACGCCGGGCCCGCGCCCGCTGGGCGACGTGGTCATCTCCCTGGACACGGCGAAGCGGCAGGCGAAGGAGTACGGCCGCACGCTGGAGTCGGAGATGGGCCGCTACCTCGCGCACGGGCTGCTGCACCTGCTGGGGCACGACCATGAGAAGCCGCGCGACGCGAAGCGCATGGCCGCCCTGGAGGAGCAGCTGCTGGGGGAGCGCGGGATGG
- a CDS encoding HD family phosphohydrolase, which yields MADPESPTPGPSPLDALAVRLGLGRGGDWGRRVVQGLLLLVVSVGAGFVISPGLYSQQIPALTEEHVGKPFRANSPAGFKAARDYDIVHQAMTEQRRREARSAVRPVYDLNPAVVGNLRASVRAAYSTARDRLEEEKEARAEEAPLEEGQGKRRRPAIPTPEALERQRRDREEMQAQFQEQLFGQRDAGLEGEDFQALVANGFSEEAEAATLVLLDRAYRADRGQVYVAGSRDELVREAPQGLTVRDVQRKNEETLPAGAVQVVDIREAHQELDRFASVPGNVLPEAPAVQRRAVLRIAKRLVRPSLTINIAETDLRRRLAGDAVKDAVIAIKKGQRVIGDGELVNETHLVVLRGMRAQTDRLDLLQLQVGGTGLVALLVVSFYGFCRAAFRRFRPTRKDGVLLGLLLVGLLGLLQVWVSIADAVQDRYTALPIEAFYYAFPVAAGAMLVRFILAQELALFFAMVFACLAGVMLGNSLAFGIYTLVGSLVAADRIVKAKDRVGIFRAGLVTGVANLIAVLFLFLVEGKGLAGDTLVTGVCAFFGTALAVPVMVMALTPLIEATFGYASDIKLLELANLNHPALKELIVQAPGTYHHSIIIGTLVENAAETIGANPLLARSCAYYHDIGKGRNPLYFGENQKGENRHDGLAPAMSAVIIKRHVTEGLEMARQYRLPKLVADAIPQHHGTRTVGFFFHKALKEQEGKEGAPPIDESIYRYPGPKPQFREAALVMIADAVEASTRSMPDPTSAKLQAQVQKIINIIFSEGQLDECDLTLKDLNLIAQSFLHTLEGIYHTRPVYPAGAMGGGKAGSPLMMAPAPAKTDAKDSKDTKARTAGMS from the coding sequence ATGGCCGATCCTGAATCACCGACCCCCGGGCCCAGTCCGCTGGACGCGCTCGCGGTCCGCCTGGGGCTGGGGCGCGGCGGGGATTGGGGCCGGCGCGTCGTGCAGGGCCTGCTGTTGCTGGTGGTGTCGGTGGGCGCGGGCTTCGTCATCTCCCCGGGCCTCTACAGCCAGCAGATCCCCGCGCTCACCGAGGAGCACGTGGGCAAGCCCTTCCGGGCCAACTCACCCGCGGGCTTCAAGGCCGCGCGCGACTACGACATCGTCCACCAGGCGATGACGGAGCAGCGCCGCCGCGAGGCCCGGAGCGCCGTCCGCCCGGTGTACGACCTCAACCCCGCGGTGGTGGGCAACCTGCGCGCGTCCGTGCGCGCCGCCTACTCCACCGCGCGAGACCGCCTGGAGGAGGAGAAGGAGGCCCGCGCGGAGGAGGCCCCGCTTGAGGAAGGACAGGGCAAGCGCCGCCGCCCCGCCATCCCCACGCCGGAGGCCCTGGAGCGCCAGCGCCGCGACCGCGAGGAGATGCAGGCCCAGTTCCAGGAGCAGCTCTTCGGCCAGCGGGACGCGGGGTTGGAGGGCGAGGACTTCCAGGCGCTCGTCGCCAACGGGTTCTCCGAGGAGGCGGAGGCCGCCACCCTGGTGCTGTTGGACCGCGCCTACCGCGCGGACCGGGGCCAGGTGTACGTGGCCGGCTCCCGCGACGAGCTGGTGCGCGAGGCCCCCCAGGGCCTCACCGTGCGCGACGTGCAGCGCAAGAACGAGGAGACGCTGCCCGCGGGGGCCGTGCAGGTGGTGGACATCCGTGAAGCGCACCAGGAGCTGGACCGCTTCGCCTCCGTGCCCGGCAACGTGCTGCCGGAGGCCCCGGCGGTGCAGCGCCGCGCGGTGCTGCGCATCGCCAAGCGGCTGGTGCGCCCCAGCCTGACCATCAACATCGCGGAGACGGACCTGCGCCGCCGGCTCGCGGGCGACGCGGTGAAGGACGCCGTCATCGCCATCAAGAAGGGCCAGCGCGTCATCGGCGACGGGGAGCTCGTCAACGAAACGCACCTGGTGGTGCTGCGCGGGATGCGCGCGCAGACGGACCGCCTGGACCTGCTCCAGCTCCAGGTGGGCGGCACGGGGCTCGTGGCCCTGCTGGTGGTGTCGTTCTACGGCTTCTGCCGCGCGGCCTTCCGGCGCTTCCGCCCCACGCGCAAGGACGGCGTCCTGTTGGGCCTCCTGCTGGTGGGCCTGCTGGGCCTGCTCCAGGTCTGGGTGTCCATCGCGGACGCGGTGCAGGACCGGTACACGGCGCTGCCCATCGAGGCGTTCTATTACGCCTTCCCGGTGGCGGCCGGCGCCATGCTGGTGCGCTTCATCCTCGCGCAGGAGCTGGCGCTCTTCTTCGCCATGGTGTTCGCGTGCCTCGCGGGGGTGATGCTGGGCAACTCGCTGGCGTTCGGCATCTACACGCTGGTGGGCTCGCTGGTGGCGGCGGACCGCATCGTGAAGGCGAAGGACCGCGTCGGCATCTTCCGCGCGGGGCTCGTCACCGGCGTCGCCAACCTCATCGCGGTGCTGTTCCTGTTCCTCGTGGAGGGCAAGGGCCTGGCGGGCGACACGCTCGTCACCGGGGTGTGCGCGTTCTTCGGCACCGCGCTGGCCGTCCCGGTGATGGTGATGGCGCTGACGCCGCTCATCGAGGCCACGTTCGGCTACGCGTCGGACATCAAGCTGCTGGAGCTGGCGAACCTGAACCACCCGGCGCTCAAGGAGCTCATCGTCCAGGCGCCCGGCACGTACCACCACTCCATCATCATCGGGACGCTGGTGGAGAACGCGGCGGAGACCATCGGCGCGAACCCGCTCCTGGCGCGCTCGTGCGCGTACTACCACGACATCGGCAAGGGCCGGAATCCGCTCTACTTCGGGGAGAACCAGAAGGGAGAGAACCGGCATGACGGCCTGGCGCCCGCGATGAGCGCGGTCATCATCAAGCGCCACGTGACGGAAGGCCTGGAGATGGCGCGGCAGTACCGCCTGCCCAAGCTGGTGGCGGACGCCATCCCGCAGCACCACGGCACCCGCACGGTGGGCTTCTTCTTCCACAAGGCCCTGAAGGAGCAGGAGGGCAAGGAAGGCGCGCCCCCCATCGACGAGAGCATCTACCGCTACCCGGGCCCCAAGCCGCAGTTCCGCGAGGCGGCGCTGGTGATGATCGCCGACGCGGTGGAGGCCTCCACGCGCTCCATGCCGGACCCGACCAGCGCGAAGCTCCAGGCGCAGGTGCAGAAGATCATCAACATCATCTTCTCCGAGGGCCAGCTCGACGAGTGCGACCTGACGCTCAAGGACCTGAACCTCATCGCCCAGTCCTTCCTGCACACGCTGGAGGGCATCTACCACACGCGTCCCGTCTACCCGGCGGGCGCGATGGGCGGGGGCAAGGCGGGGTCGCCGCTGATGATGGCGCCGGCCCCGGCGAAGACGGACGCCAAGGACTCGAAGGACACGAAGGCGAGAACGGCGGGCATGTCATGA
- a CDS encoding PhoH family protein — translation MRNPATLEVPAARAESTPTSAKVDVRDNETTQALCGNQNENLKLMERRLGVRVGQRGTELLLSGPADAVAFAVRLVENLEGMIRAGRTVYREDVEQAIKVLGRGPESLQEVMLGTVLKSSGNRQIAPKSIAQKRYVDAIRAHDIVFGVGPAGTGKTYLAMAMAVAFLQERKVKRIILARPAVEAGEKLGFLPGDLAEKVNPYLRPLYDALHDMMAVERAQHLVEQGVVEVAPLAFMRGRTLNDAFVILDEAQNTTVEQMKMFLTRLGYNSKAVITGDVTQVDLPTGKLSGLNHARTVLKNIEGIHFSEFSDVDVVRHPLVQEVIRAYERSESAQKEAQAARESALAPEASAPAAPQTDGSQA, via the coding sequence TTGCGAAACCCCGCCACGCTGGAAGTGCCCGCTGCTCGCGCTGAATCCACTCCCACCTCCGCCAAGGTGGACGTCCGTGACAACGAGACGACCCAGGCCCTGTGCGGAAACCAGAACGAGAACCTCAAGCTGATGGAGCGGCGCCTGGGCGTCCGGGTGGGGCAGCGCGGTACGGAGCTGCTCCTGTCGGGCCCCGCGGACGCCGTCGCCTTCGCCGTGCGCCTCGTGGAGAACCTGGAAGGGATGATCCGCGCCGGCCGCACCGTCTACCGCGAGGACGTGGAGCAGGCCATCAAGGTCCTGGGCCGCGGCCCGGAGTCGCTGCAGGAGGTCATGCTCGGCACGGTCCTCAAGAGCTCCGGCAACCGGCAGATCGCCCCCAAGAGCATCGCGCAGAAGCGCTACGTGGACGCCATCCGCGCCCACGACATCGTCTTCGGCGTGGGTCCCGCCGGCACCGGCAAGACGTACCTGGCCATGGCCATGGCGGTCGCCTTCCTCCAGGAGCGCAAGGTCAAGCGCATCATCCTGGCGCGCCCCGCCGTGGAGGCCGGTGAGAAGCTCGGCTTCCTCCCGGGCGACCTGGCGGAGAAGGTGAACCCCTACCTGCGCCCGCTCTACGACGCGCTGCACGACATGATGGCCGTGGAGCGCGCCCAGCACCTGGTGGAGCAGGGGGTGGTGGAGGTAGCGCCGCTCGCGTTCATGCGCGGCCGCACCCTCAACGACGCCTTCGTCATCCTCGACGAGGCGCAGAACACCACCGTGGAGCAGATGAAGATGTTCCTCACCCGCCTGGGCTACAACAGCAAGGCGGTCATCACGGGCGACGTCACCCAGGTGGACCTGCCCACGGGCAAGCTGTCCGGCCTGAACCACGCGCGCACCGTGCTGAAGAACATCGAAGGCATCCACTTCTCGGAGTTCTCCGACGTGGACGTCGTGCGCCACCCCCTGGTGCAAGAGGTCATCCGCGCCTACGAGCGCTCCGAGTCCGCCCAGAAAGAGGCCCAGGCCGCCCGCGAGTCCGCCCTGGCTCCGGAGGCCTCGGCCCCCGCGGCCCCGCAGACGGACGGCTCCCAGGCGTGA
- a CDS encoding DUF4388 domain-containing protein: MALKGTLKDFGIGDILQLIGQQQKTGTLHLRNKDQEVRVGFQDGHIIKAESLTRKRKELIGAMLVRAEIITETQLEAALEVQKRTLKRLGDVLVQSHALTAERFQQMAQLQVTETLYRLFTWKAGTYEFIQEPVEPGPEGITPLRAETVLMEGFRMVDEWPVIRKRIHRDDMTFERVKALPPPRAHADEGGELGVIGPSERHVYEEIAVGRDLRRMVDLCGLGEFETCKALYTLVKGDYVRAIDPEGRAPLPDDSRLVARVAGPLGRIAVTMAVIAGLAFIASRWVGGRGPESGASRLGDPAAQRQIAHAQRVRIEAALEVFQLEKGTLPERLDALVDAGLLTQEELRYPWREEYYYRRTAARQFILLPPVR, encoded by the coding sequence ATGGCCCTCAAGGGGACCCTCAAGGATTTCGGCATCGGCGACATCCTGCAGCTCATCGGTCAGCAGCAGAAGACGGGCACGCTCCACCTGCGCAACAAGGACCAGGAGGTGCGCGTCGGCTTCCAGGACGGCCACATCATCAAGGCCGAGAGCCTCACCCGGAAGCGCAAGGAGCTCATCGGCGCCATGCTGGTGCGCGCGGAGATCATCACGGAGACGCAGCTGGAGGCCGCGCTGGAGGTCCAGAAGCGCACCCTCAAGCGGCTGGGCGACGTGCTCGTGCAGAGCCACGCCCTCACCGCCGAGCGCTTCCAGCAGATGGCCCAGCTCCAGGTGACGGAGACGCTCTACCGCCTCTTCACCTGGAAGGCGGGCACCTACGAGTTCATCCAGGAGCCCGTGGAGCCCGGCCCCGAAGGCATCACCCCGCTGCGCGCGGAGACGGTGCTGATGGAGGGCTTCCGGATGGTGGACGAGTGGCCCGTCATCCGCAAGCGCATCCACCGCGACGACATGACCTTCGAGCGCGTCAAGGCGCTCCCTCCGCCCCGCGCCCACGCGGACGAGGGCGGGGAGCTGGGCGTCATCGGGCCGTCCGAGCGCCACGTCTACGAGGAGATCGCCGTGGGGCGCGACCTGCGCCGGATGGTGGACCTCTGCGGCCTGGGGGAGTTCGAGACCTGCAAGGCGCTCTACACCCTGGTCAAGGGCGACTACGTGCGCGCCATCGACCCGGAAGGTCGCGCCCCCCTCCCCGACGACAGCCGCCTCGTCGCCCGGGTGGCGGGCCCCCTGGGGCGGATCGCCGTCACCATGGCGGTCATCGCGGGGCTCGCCTTCATCGCCTCCCGCTGGGTCGGGGGGCGGGGACCGGAGTCAGGTGCCTCCCGGTTGGGCGATCCCGCCGCCCAGCGTCAGATTGCCCACGCGCAGCGCGTCCGCATCGAGGCCGCCCTGGAGGTATTCCAGTTGGAGAAGGGAACCCTGCCGGAACGCCTGGATGCACTGGTGGATGCCGGATTGTTGACGCAAGAGGAACTGCGTTACCCGTGGCGGGAGGAGTACTATTACCGCCGCACGGCCGCTCGACAGTTCATCCTCCTCCCGCCCGTGCGCTAG
- a CDS encoding tetratricopeptide repeat protein, with protein sequence MLRSFLGLCCSFVLLVPARAPALTQDAPTRIQETYLGDPEPDPSSFQASDDDPETDPPAEEADEPDPRPRPDTRRRVIAPPPKAAAPVAPEPPPVVVAPRPALTPVLAPKVTDADLLALWEKWKAARSRNDTASAEAAQKELLTLREEVLASDLEPLSMGFVREAEVRRRAGDLTGALALLDVGVSLSPGLPAARFARAEMYVVEDPLNVSRALGEWKDALVTLAKDARYRRPALTDLGAVALAAWAATAVAVVAVLFLRRIRYALHDFHHVFPRAVTRWQSGLLGLLLLALPAVLGVGLMPQLLLLFAVSALYVGRAERWVAAALLVGLGLMPLAAGALARFTVFAGTPAEDVYLLERGGLSAEGAAARVRARAGARTARFQELGALAFYESRRGLLEEARADFKAASALREGDARMLTRFGNALLGLGDVDGAVLLYTQASKADPSMAAPHYNLGQVYRRRARLLPDDQLGPELDRSTSAVATAQSLDGSLIARSPPPEDRPLLNLLLLSPQVPERDWMALADDAQEGARVEAQVGRWLLGGMPQGPVGWGLTAVLAALVALWGEAAWRMKASRGCERCGHAVCQRCDKDLGVGSAMCGQCVHVYARKSQVPKEFRSRKQLEVERHQAWTKRVTYALGGLVSGAGHVGTGLPVRGALYAFVFSFAVAALVLHRGLVRTPYGDAPLYLKLVPAGAMLFFVYLLTLRGLRRHQRGEA encoded by the coding sequence ATGCTCCGCTCGTTCCTCGGCCTGTGTTGCAGCTTCGTGCTGCTTGTCCCCGCGCGTGCCCCTGCCTTGACGCAGGACGCGCCCACGCGCATCCAGGAGACCTACCTGGGGGACCCGGAGCCGGACCCCAGCTCCTTCCAGGCCTCGGACGATGATCCGGAGACCGACCCGCCCGCCGAGGAGGCCGACGAACCGGATCCCCGGCCCCGCCCCGACACCCGCCGCCGCGTGATCGCCCCGCCGCCCAAGGCCGCGGCCCCGGTCGCGCCGGAGCCCCCGCCCGTCGTCGTCGCGCCCCGCCCCGCGCTCACCCCGGTGCTGGCGCCGAAGGTGACGGACGCGGACCTGCTGGCCCTGTGGGAGAAGTGGAAGGCGGCCCGCTCGCGCAACGACACCGCCTCCGCGGAGGCCGCCCAGAAGGAGCTGCTCACGCTGCGCGAGGAGGTCCTCGCTTCCGACCTGGAGCCCCTGAGCATGGGCTTCGTGCGCGAGGCGGAGGTCCGCCGGCGCGCCGGAGACCTGACGGGCGCGCTCGCGCTCCTGGACGTGGGCGTGTCCTTGTCGCCAGGGCTGCCCGCCGCCCGCTTCGCCCGGGCGGAGATGTACGTGGTGGAGGATCCGCTCAACGTCTCCCGCGCGCTCGGAGAGTGGAAGGACGCGCTCGTGACGCTGGCGAAGGATGCGCGCTACCGCCGGCCGGCGCTCACGGACCTGGGCGCGGTGGCGCTCGCGGCCTGGGCGGCCACGGCGGTGGCGGTGGTGGCGGTCCTCTTCCTGCGCCGGATCCGCTACGCGCTGCATGACTTCCACCACGTCTTCCCCCGTGCGGTGACTCGCTGGCAGTCCGGACTGCTGGGCCTGTTGCTCCTGGCGCTGCCCGCGGTGCTGGGCGTGGGCCTGATGCCGCAGCTGCTGCTGCTCTTCGCCGTGTCCGCGCTGTACGTGGGCCGCGCCGAGCGCTGGGTGGCGGCGGCGCTGCTCGTGGGCCTGGGCCTGATGCCGCTCGCCGCGGGGGCGCTCGCGCGCTTCACCGTCTTCGCCGGCACGCCCGCGGAGGACGTCTACCTCCTGGAGCGCGGGGGCCTGTCCGCGGAGGGCGCGGCGGCCCGGGTGCGCGCGCGGGCCGGGGCCCGGACCGCCCGTTTCCAGGAGCTGGGGGCGCTCGCCTTCTACGAGTCGCGTCGCGGCCTGCTGGAGGAGGCCCGGGCGGACTTCAAGGCCGCCTCCGCGCTGCGCGAGGGCGACGCGCGGATGCTCACCCGCTTCGGCAACGCGCTGCTGGGCCTGGGCGACGTGGACGGCGCGGTGCTCCTCTACACCCAGGCCTCCAAGGCCGACCCGTCGATGGCGGCGCCGCACTACAACCTGGGGCAGGTGTACCGGCGGCGGGCCCGGCTGCTGCCAGATGATCAGCTGGGTCCGGAGCTGGACCGGTCCACCTCCGCCGTCGCCACCGCGCAGTCCCTGGATGGCTCGCTCATCGCGCGCTCGCCTCCTCCGGAGGACCGCCCGCTGCTCAACCTCCTGCTGCTGTCCCCCCAGGTGCCGGAGCGGGACTGGATGGCGCTGGCGGATGACGCGCAGGAGGGCGCGCGCGTGGAGGCCCAGGTGGGCCGCTGGCTGCTGGGCGGCATGCCGCAGGGCCCGGTGGGCTGGGGGCTCACGGCGGTGCTCGCGGCCCTGGTCGCGCTGTGGGGCGAGGCCGCCTGGCGCATGAAGGCCTCCCGAGGCTGCGAGCGCTGCGGCCACGCCGTCTGCCAGCGCTGCGACAAGGACCTGGGCGTGGGCAGCGCGATGTGCGGCCAGTGCGTGCACGTCTACGCGCGCAAGAGCCAGGTGCCCAAGGAGTTCCGCTCGCGCAAGCAACTGGAGGTGGAGCGCCACCAGGCGTGGACGAAGCGGGTGACGTACGCGCTGGGCGGGCTGGTGTCCGGGGCCGGCCACGTGGGCACGGGCCTGCCGGTGCGCGGGGCCCTCTATGCCTTCGTGTTCAGCTTCGCGGTGGCCGCGCTGGTGCTCCACCGGGGCCTGGTCCGCACTCCCTACGGGGATGCGCCGCTGTACCTCAAGCTGGTGCCCGCGGGCGCCATGCTCTTCTTCGTCTACCTGCTGACGCTGCGCGGCCTGCGCCGCCACCAGCGGGGGGAGGCCTGA
- the mazG gene encoding nucleoside triphosphate pyrophosphohydrolase, producing the protein MAAPGNELERLVEIMRRLRAEGGCPWDREQDLRSLRPYLTEEAFEVLDEMDRVSDGGPWRPLCEELGDLLFQIVFHAQLAAELGEFTMADVCAAISDKITSRHPHVFGDQQVKGAEQVLANWAQLKAEERKKKTGRAGSVLDGVPTAAPSLLRAERLTEKASRIGFDWPDLAGVRGKLDEELRELDEAIASGGRDAIEHELGDVLFSLANLARFVKTPAEDALRMATRRFTSRFQYIEAKLHEEQVPFGGATLDHMERHWQAAKAVEKALPPPAHLPRAAVATLRLAVPDVEAQRAFWDSMASWLGWTPTRSPEGTAAYTGAGLGLVFTPGAPAGAGGPPVALTLEAPSEAAVARLQGLFLAHHPQRLVPGSATPSGFQFLDPAGLKWEYAAPPA; encoded by the coding sequence ATGGCGGCGCCTGGAAATGAGCTGGAACGGCTGGTGGAGATCATGCGGCGGCTGCGGGCCGAGGGCGGCTGCCCGTGGGACCGCGAGCAGGACCTGCGTTCGCTGCGCCCCTATCTGACCGAGGAGGCATTCGAGGTCCTGGACGAGATGGACCGCGTCTCCGACGGCGGCCCCTGGCGGCCGTTGTGCGAAGAGCTGGGAGACCTGCTCTTCCAGATCGTCTTCCACGCGCAGCTGGCGGCGGAGCTGGGCGAGTTCACGATGGCGGACGTGTGCGCGGCCATCAGCGACAAGATCACCAGCCGGCACCCGCACGTCTTCGGGGATCAGCAGGTGAAGGGCGCCGAGCAGGTGCTGGCCAACTGGGCGCAGCTGAAGGCGGAGGAGCGCAAGAAGAAGACGGGGCGTGCGGGTTCGGTGTTGGACGGAGTGCCCACCGCGGCCCCCTCCCTGCTGCGCGCCGAGCGGCTCACGGAGAAGGCCAGCCGCATCGGCTTCGACTGGCCGGACCTCGCCGGGGTGCGCGGCAAGCTGGACGAGGAGCTGCGCGAGCTGGACGAGGCCATCGCGTCCGGCGGACGGGACGCCATCGAGCACGAGCTGGGGGATGTGCTGTTCTCGCTCGCGAACCTCGCCCGCTTCGTGAAGACGCCGGCGGAGGACGCGCTGCGCATGGCCACCCGCCGCTTCACCAGCCGCTTCCAGTACATCGAGGCGAAGCTGCACGAGGAGCAGGTCCCCTTCGGCGGCGCGACCCTGGATCACATGGAGCGCCACTGGCAGGCCGCGAAGGCCGTGGAGAAGGCGCTTCCCCCGCCCGCCCACCTGCCCCGCGCGGCCGTGGCCACCCTGCGCCTGGCCGTGCCGGACGTGGAGGCCCAGCGGGCCTTCTGGGACTCCATGGCCTCCTGGCTGGGCTGGACCCCCACCCGCTCCCCCGAGGGCACGGCGGCCTATACAGGCGCGGGCCTGGGGCTCGTCTTCACGCCGGGCGCCCCGGCTGGGGCCGGTGGGCCCCCGGTGGCCCTGACGCTGGAGGCCCCCTCGGAGGCGGCCGTCGCCCGGCTCCAGGGGCTGTTCCTCGCGCACCACCCCCAGCGGCTGGTGCCGGGGTCGGCCACCCCCTCCGGCTTCCAGTTCCTGGATCCCGCCGGGCTGAAGTGGGAATACGCCGCCCCGCCGGCATGA
- the rpsT gene encoding 30S ribosomal protein S20, with product MANTKSAEKRYRQSLKRRARNVNVRTSVKDAVKSAREAIASKDGTKTTDALKAASKTLNKAASKGVLHKRTAARRISRLAKAAAKKA from the coding sequence TTGGCGAACACCAAGTCCGCAGAGAAGCGTTACCGCCAGTCCCTGAAGCGCCGCGCCCGGAACGTCAATGTCCGGACCTCGGTGAAGGACGCCGTCAAGTCCGCCCGCGAGGCCATTGCCTCTAAGGACGGTACGAAGACGACGGATGCGCTCAAGGCGGCTTCCAAGACCCTCAACAAGGCGGCCAGCAAGGGCGTCCTGCACAAGCGCACCGCAGCGCGCCGCATCTCCCGGCTGGCGAAGGCCGCCGCGAAGAAGGCCTAG
- the lptE gene encoding LPS assembly lipoprotein LptE: MRPSRNVVRVGAVKAFRWGVAAAALLGAGCGYRFTPWGSALPAGVGQVCAPIFANDTPEPALENLFTRYLRQQLVQAGRLASAPGCTSTIEGAVLNVWASPTIVVGNYRVSTTVRLRLLKEGQLLGETVVSGTEDYLQGRGGVLEAEANRQAALARLAETLMRDGYDRLASTW, translated from the coding sequence ATGCGGCCCTCGAGGAACGTGGTGCGGGTGGGTGCGGTGAAGGCGTTCCGCTGGGGCGTGGCCGCGGCGGCGCTGCTGGGCGCCGGGTGCGGCTACCGCTTCACGCCGTGGGGCTCGGCACTGCCAGCGGGCGTGGGACAGGTGTGCGCGCCCATCTTCGCCAACGACACGCCAGAGCCCGCGCTGGAGAACCTCTTCACGCGCTACCTGCGCCAGCAGCTCGTTCAGGCGGGCCGGTTGGCCAGCGCTCCAGGCTGCACGTCCACGATTGAAGGGGCGGTGCTGAACGTCTGGGCGTCCCCGACCATCGTCGTCGGCAACTACCGTGTCTCCACGACCGTGCGTCTGCGCCTCTTGAAGGAGGGGCAGCTGCTCGGGGAGACGGTGGTCTCGGGAACGGAGGATTACCTCCAGGGCCGGGGCGGCGTCCTGGAAGCGGAGGCCAACCGTCAGGCCGCGCTCGCACGTCTGGCTGAGACGCTCATGCGCGACGGATACGACCGGTTGGCCAGCACCTGGTGA